A genome region from Blautia coccoides includes the following:
- a CDS encoding sensor histidine kinase: protein MDIQTEYLKWMAVYFLINILFCLFVIVIIKILMYFREENSEGLTEKEYLLLSIIPLASLIIIYVSADMPYLPKIMSCVCLIFINLSYIVIYDRIAKKNYEIHRFSVIEEQNHYYQERITNQQELARMRHDLKNILITIDSCIVKNDVQAAKEQLSALLETKALCHDEFTGCVAVDSILNVKIQKIKEHGITYNLNLQIPSDLKVKDNNILDVSAILGNLLDNAIEAVLRIGKDKERKIDIVIQYNNGKLIFNLQNTSNQILTDFTHILIRSEKGKERYGIGISSIKERVDRLKGYYDFGYEGGQYTALIVIPIENS, encoded by the coding sequence ATGGATATACAGACAGAGTATTTAAAATGGATGGCAGTTTATTTCCTGATCAACATCCTGTTCTGCCTCTTTGTCATTGTAATTATAAAGATCCTGATGTATTTCCGGGAAGAAAACAGCGAGGGCTTGACAGAAAAAGAATACCTGCTTTTGTCCATTATACCACTGGCGTCACTTATTATTATCTACGTTTCGGCAGATATGCCTTACCTGCCAAAGATCATGAGCTGTGTATGCCTTATTTTCATCAATCTGAGTTATATTGTCATATATGACAGGATTGCCAAGAAAAACTATGAAATACACAGGTTTTCTGTAATTGAGGAACAAAATCATTATTATCAGGAGCGGATTACGAATCAGCAGGAACTTGCAAGGATGAGGCATGATTTGAAAAATATCCTGATTACCATTGATTCCTGTATAGTAAAGAACGACGTCCAGGCAGCCAAAGAACAGTTAAGTGCATTGCTGGAGACAAAGGCTCTTTGCCACGATGAATTTACTGGATGTGTGGCGGTAGATTCAATATTAAATGTTAAAATACAAAAAATCAAGGAACATGGCATCACATACAATCTTAACCTTCAAATTCCCAGTGATCTGAAGGTTAAGGATAACAATATACTGGATGTCAGCGCCATTTTAGGAAATCTGTTGGACAATGCAATCGAGGCTGTGCTCCGGATCGGGAAGGATAAGGAAAGAAAAATTGATATTGTGATACAGTATAATAATGGTAAGCTGATATTTAATCTTCAGAATACCTCGAACCAGATCCTGACGGATTTTACCCATATACTGATCAGATCAGAAAAGGGTAAGGAAAGATATGGCATAGGCATCAGCAGTATCAAGGAGCGTGTTGACCGTCTCAAAGGGTATTATGATTTTGGCTATGAGGGAGGGCAGTATACCGCACTGATTGTAATTCCAATTGAAAATAGTTGA
- a CDS encoding CPBP family intramembrane glutamic endopeptidase, whose amino-acid sequence MNESWKRKYSLLIAIAISVISAFMLLFLMICFGFFPIRIMEGSMLVGLTMPTVISLYLFPKLCQKTLMPERNKSPKEMKQRWKAILFLVGFAVLYGIICRKEFESIPMMAVIILHYTAVSLGEEFTYRKLILGLLNTRYKTWIAVVVNAIMFSFILHINEDLIANLLIRFPMGIVLGCIAVKTNTIAYTIVLHTIYNLIVLIL is encoded by the coding sequence ATGAATGAATCTTGGAAAAGAAAATATTCACTGCTGATTGCAATTGCTATTTCAGTGATTTCCGCATTTATGCTTCTCTTCCTGATGATATGCTTTGGATTCTTCCCTATTAGGATAATGGAAGGAAGCATGCTTGTGGGTTTGACGATGCCAACGGTTATTTCGCTCTACCTGTTTCCCAAGTTGTGCCAGAAAACACTGATGCCAGAGCGTAATAAGTCTCCAAAAGAGATGAAGCAAAGGTGGAAAGCAATTCTGTTCTTGGTTGGATTTGCAGTTTTATATGGCATAATCTGCAGGAAGGAATTTGAATCCATTCCCATGATGGCAGTCATTATATTACATTACACGGCAGTCAGTCTGGGAGAGGAATTTACTTATAGGAAGCTTATCCTGGGTCTTTTAAATACAAGGTATAAAACCTGGATTGCGGTTGTTGTAAATGCAATTATGTTCTCTTTTATTTTACATATAAACGAGGATTTGATAGCAAACCTGCTGATACGGTTTCCGATGGGCATCGTGCTTGGCTGCATTGCGGTGAAGACAAATACTATTGCATATACAATAGTATTACACACCATTTATAATTTGATAGTGTTGATTTTGTAG
- a CDS encoding winged helix-turn-helix domain-containing protein: MMRKKIFPEYEPELTIGELKIDPMSYSVIYKGASVALTSKEFEVLYLLAQRPKFIFPKRIIYTAVWGEDSSNIPYQTVENTIWKIRKKMGYDIIRTKIAVGYGLGIEDIE, encoded by the coding sequence ATGATGCGTAAAAAAATTTTTCCGGAATATGAGCCTGAACTGACAATTGGAGAGTTGAAGATTGATCCCATGAGTTATAGCGTCATATATAAGGGAGCATCTGTTGCACTTACCTCAAAAGAGTTTGAAGTGCTGTATTTACTGGCACAGCGACCAAAGTTTATTTTTCCGAAGCGTATCATTTATACAGCGGTGTGGGGAGAGGACAGCTCCAATATTCCATATCAAACGGTGGAAAATACCATTTGGAAAATCAGAAAAAAAATGGGGTATGATATAATTAGAACGAAAATTGCAGTTGGATATGGACTCGGAATTGAGGATATTGAATAG
- a CDS encoding helix-turn-helix domain-containing protein, which yields MQEKLWQLADMIKELRKERGLTQEQLAEMAGISVSHLAQIESHFRTAGIRTYLKLMETLDAPKEKQLALLETKSERRLLQQKFWRLVKDCNTKEMNIILHTMGSLKEVIREEYTPKFRKK from the coding sequence ATGCAGGAGAAATTATGGCAGTTAGCAGATATGATAAAGGAACTCCGGAAAGAGCGGGGGCTTACCCAGGAACAGCTGGCAGAGATGGCAGGAATATCCGTTTCGCATCTTGCCCAAATTGAGTCACATTTTCGGACGGCGGGCATTCGGACGTATTTAAAACTTATGGAGACATTGGATGCCCCTAAGGAAAAACAACTGGCTTTACTGGAAACGAAATCTGAAAGACGTTTGCTGCAGCAGAAATTTTGGCGTCTGGTCAAAGACTGCAATACAAAAGAAATGAATATTATATTACATACTATGGGAAGCCTGAAAGAAGTAATTCGAGAAGAGTATACTCCGAAATTCAGGAAAAAATAA
- a CDS encoding LytR/AlgR family response regulator transcription factor translates to MKVAICDDELSHCGTLERYLMKISEKYINLTVDIDVYQSGEEMLRVIETEKARPQILFLDMEMDGMNGIETARKLRDRDRSMLIIYVTSYDKYTMDSFEVSPFRYLLKPVDYERIEQVFSAAVDEILNNHASLFFKRNNEQVQINCEEIISIISENGRMLRVITREEQPEDLFYAKLKDIEKQLNPFVFVKVNQGTIINLNFVHIISSEEVHLTSGEMVPISRGRKKAVKEAYSLYVKRKAGICP, encoded by the coding sequence ATGAAGGTAGCGATTTGCGATGACGAATTAAGCCATTGCGGTACCCTGGAGAGATATCTGATGAAAATTTCGGAAAAGTATATCAATCTCACAGTGGACATAGACGTGTATCAGTCTGGCGAAGAGATGCTGCGGGTGATAGAGACCGAAAAAGCAAGACCGCAGATCTTGTTTCTTGACATGGAGATGGATGGGATGAATGGAATAGAAACGGCCAGGAAACTCAGAGACAGGGACCGCAGTATGCTGATTATATATGTGACCAGTTATGATAAGTACACCATGGACAGCTTTGAGGTATCCCCATTTCGGTACCTGCTAAAACCAGTTGATTATGAAAGGATTGAACAGGTATTTTCGGCCGCTGTGGATGAGATTTTGAATAATCATGCCAGCCTGTTCTTCAAGCGCAATAATGAGCAGGTTCAAATAAACTGTGAAGAAATCATTTCTATCATTTCGGAGAATGGACGCATGCTCCGGGTAATTACCAGGGAGGAACAGCCAGAGGATTTATTTTACGCAAAGTTAAAGGATATTGAGAAACAGCTGAATCCTTTTGTTTTCGTTAAAGTAAACCAGGGGACGATAATAAACTTAAACTTTGTCCATATCATTTCAAGTGAAGAGGTTCATTTGACTAGCGGAGAGATGGTTCCAATCAGCCGTGGGAGGAAGAAAGCAGTGAAGGAGGCATATAGCCTCTATGTGAAAAGGAAGGCTGGCATATGTCCATAA